A single region of the Geoalkalibacter sp. genome encodes:
- a CDS encoding flagellar brake protein codes for MGGNKSVKVYVPTRGTGSLPFEGLAQLVSATVIKVNFPPDTLPRNVDPRGEFKLAIVSAGPTISVHGHVRQVVNDRQLLLEATEAYEHPQKREHFRIDVDVPVRYWRCSDEPDYIPELFRAPSERINLSGGGMMFTAEFAPAVGQKLGFELSIPGPPRTLVRCEGRVLRVVERGANAWGVAVHFIDLDDEDQETLISFCFSEQRRQLRTKVEVAGLR; via the coding sequence TTGGGGGGAAACAAATCCGTCAAAGTCTACGTTCCCACCCGCGGCACGGGTTCGCTGCCCTTCGAGGGCCTTGCGCAACTGGTGAGCGCGACGGTGATCAAGGTCAACTTTCCCCCCGACACCCTGCCGCGCAATGTCGATCCGCGCGGCGAATTCAAGCTGGCCATCGTTTCGGCCGGGCCAACCATCTCGGTGCACGGCCATGTGCGCCAGGTGGTCAACGACCGCCAATTGCTCCTCGAAGCCACCGAAGCCTACGAGCACCCCCAAAAGCGCGAGCATTTCCGCATCGACGTGGATGTGCCGGTGCGCTACTGGCGCTGTAGCGACGAGCCCGATTACATCCCCGAGCTGTTTCGCGCGCCGAGCGAGCGCATCAATCTGAGCGGCGGCGGCATGATGTTCACGGCGGAATTCGCCCCGGCGGTGGGGCAGAAGCTCGGCTTCGAGCTGAGCATCCCCGGCCCGCCGCGCACCCTGGTGCGTTGCGAGGGGCGGGTGCTGCGCGTGGTCGAGCGCGGCGCGAACGCCTGGGGGGTGGCGGTCCATTTCATCGATCTGGACGACGAAGATCAGGAAACCCTCATTTCCTTCTGCTTTTCCGAGCAGCGCCGGCAACTGCGCACCAAGGTCGAAGTCGCCGGCCTGCGCTGA
- the fliS gene encoding flagellar export chaperone FliS, with the protein MNAYLNHYRSTQVQTASPEQILVMLYDGAIRFLNLASTAMESGDYAVKIKNIDKTLAIIAELSATLNHEVGGEIAANLAALYDFMMREIPRANVKNDPKVLVPVLNILNELRDAWVQAAEIVRKERAAQPAEQRAVAAAL; encoded by the coding sequence ATGAACGCCTACCTCAATCACTACCGCAGCACCCAGGTGCAGACCGCCTCGCCCGAGCAGATTCTGGTGATGCTCTACGACGGCGCCATCCGGTTTCTCAATCTCGCCTCGACGGCCATGGAAAGCGGCGATTATGCCGTGAAGATCAAGAATATAGACAAGACCCTGGCCATCATCGCCGAGTTGTCCGCCACCCTTAATCACGAGGTGGGGGGCGAGATCGCCGCGAATCTGGCGGCGCTCTACGACTTCATGATGCGCGAGATCCCGCGCGCCAACGTCAAGAACGACCCTAAGGTGCTGGTGCCGGTGCTCAACATTCTGAACGAACTGCGCGATGCCTGGGTGCAGGCGGCGGAAATCGTGCGCAAGGAGCGCGCCGCTCAGCCCGCGGAGCAGCGCGCGGTGGCGGCGGCCCTCTGA